The Mangrovivirga cuniculi genomic sequence AAAAACGATGTAGCCCCTATTGAAGGTAAAGATATTTTTATCCGTGTAATAGACAATAATGGTCAGGTGATATTCGATGTAGCCAAAGGATCCGGTACTTTTATGTTAAATAATAAAGAGGAGTTTTATACGAGTAAAAAGAACATCCTTTTTGATAATACCAGGCAACAGTTAACCTTTCTTTATGAAAAAGGAAGTGAATACGAAGAAGGTGAGTACCTCGTTGAGATCTGGGCGGAAGATTATATTATTGGAGAAGAAACATTTACCGTTAAATAGCATTTTATAAAACAGTTATAAAAAAAAGGAGTTTGTTTTCACAAGCTCCTTTTTTATTCTTCAATAATGTATCTATTAATTATCCACAATTGTCATTACAGGCATGTGGTCAGAAATATCAAATAAGTATTTTGGATAATTTTCTTTTAAATTCAAAGTCTGGGTATTGACAATATTATCAAAAAGCTCATCAGTGATCAAAATATGATCAATATGGCTTGGGTAAGAAGGGTAACTCCAATATGAACTTGAACCCTGCTCTATAGCCAGGTCGGCAAATTTGTAATCAGCATCTTCTACAAAATTATCAAAAGCACCATTTGAGTCGTTTATTTCTTCGTTAAAATCACCAATTACAAGAACATTATCATTAGGATGCTCTGAATCGAGATATGATTTCAAGCTTGCTGATGCCTGAGTTCTTTTAAATCCACCATCGTTGCAGCACTTCATATGAAGATTGATCACTCTTGAGGTATTTCCATTCGTATGAGTGACCTCAATCATAATGGGCGGTCTGCCTGCAAAATAATTCACATCAGCAGTCAGAATTGAACTAACATTTGAAACAGACGAAAACGATTCTGTTTTCCACAGAAAGGCAAGATTTAATCCTGCAGCATTCGAAACAACTTTACCTTCCCATCCAGTCAATAAATTATCAAGCCTGTTAAACTCACTAATATCATATATTTCCTGGAAACCAATCAAGTCTACATCCAAAGAATCAATCATTCTGGCAACCTGGTCAACTACCTCTGGATCGTTATCAAGAGGGAAAAATTCCAGATTCCACGTCATGACCTCCAGAGTAGTATCTGTAGCTAGTGTAGGCCCATCAACAGGTAATTCATAATCATCATCATCATCTTCTTTTGGGACTGGTTTTACTTTTTCAGATATCTCTTCTTTACAGGAAAATGCAAGAAGAATAAATAACAGAAATGAAAACTTTTTATAATTAAACACCATATCTAAATTATATCTTAAAAAATTAATTTACTGTATTCGATTTTAATATTATATAAGTTGGTAAATGATCACTATAACCACCATCAAAACGATCGCCAACGAAAGATCGTAAAGGATATCCCGCATAATCGCCTTCCTGTACAAGCATTTTTTCCTGAACATACACCCTGAAAGACTCATCGATATATTTTAATCCCTCAGCGTTATTACTTTCAAGTAATCCCTGACTTATAATGATCTGATCAAAAAGATTCCATGCTCCCCTGTATTTTAAAGTACCATAACCCTTTTTATGAGTAGCAAAAGATGTATTAAATAATTCACCATCATCCAATTTTTCCTTTTTACCTTCAGCCAATAAATATTCAGTTATTGATTTATTATACGGATCATCGTTAAAATCTCCCATAATAATAATTTTTGCCTGAGGATTTTCGTCCTGTAACTCAACAACTTTGGCTCTTAAAACTTTAGCTGCCAGAATCCTTTTATCTTCTTTTCCGCCCCTTCTGGAAGGCCAGTGATTCACAAAAAAATGCAATGTATCGTTATCCATCAATCCTTTAACATATAAAATATCCCTCGTCTTAAAATCAGGATCTTCAGAATCGACAACTGCCAGTTGCTCAGTATAAAAAGGCGTAAATTTTTGAGGATTATACATCAGGGCCACATCAATACCGCGGCCATCTGGTGAATCAAAGTGAACAAGATTATAATTCACCCCATATCTTCTCAAAACAATTGCCAGGTGCTCCATAACTGCACGATTTTCAATTTCACAAACACCAAGAACATCCGGACCGCCATTTACCGAGGCAATAATACTTGCCATATTTCCCAGCTTTTTGAAGTACCTTTCTCTCCCCCATTGCTTATCTCCTCCAGGTAAAAATTCTTCATCTCTTATGTTGGGATCATCAATAGTATCAAACAGATTTTCAAGATTATAAAACGCCACAGTCGACTTAAATGAATCTTGATTCTCTGATTGTGCAACACAGAAATATCCAATAAAGACTAATAAAAAAATGTGTAATGTTTTAGTCATTTTACAAAGTATTTTTTGATTTGCGACCGCAAGAATACTCATAATAGCAGAATAATGTACTATCCAAGTGTTAACAAATTATTAATATTGAATTCTTTTTTTGACAAAAACATATTTAATTTTGCGTTCGCAAATGTAAGAATCGACCAGTTCAAAATATTTTTTGCAAAGCGAAATAACTAACTAACTGAATTTTTAAGCAGCCAACTAAACAATTTAATTTTTAGACAAAACGTCAATCAAAATGAGAAAAATGTTAAGGATCTTTATCCTTATCCTGGGAATGCTTGTGACTACACAAATAAGTGCACAAGAAAGCGCAGTAGTTTCAGGAAAGGTAATCGATGCTGAAAGCAACGAACCATTGATCGGGGTTTCAGTGGTAATCAAAAACTCTACAAAGGGGGTTATCACAGATCTGAATGGAGAATTTAATATCTCTGGATTATCAACAGGCAAAACCACCATTGTTCTAAGCTACATTGGTTATGGTAACAAAGAAATTCCTGCAAATTTAAAAGCAGGGAATAACTCTTTAGGAACTATAGAATTAGCTCAGGATGTTACAACACTAGGTGAGGTTGAAGTATTTGCAGACGTTGTAGTAGACAGAAAAACACCTGTCGCAGCATCTACAATTAAAGCAATTACGATCGATGAGCAACTTGGAGCAATGGCACTACCAGAATTATTAAACTCAACTCCAGGTGTTTATGCTACTAAAGGTAGTGGTGCTTATGGAGATGCGAGAGTAAATATTCGTGGTTTTGAGCAGACTGAAGTACTTTTCATGATCAATGGAGTTCCTCTTAACGACATGGAAAATGGCCGGCTTTACTGGTCAAACTTTGCAGGTTTAAGTGAAATCACAAGAAACATGCAGGTTCAAAGAGGATTGGGTGCTTCTAAACTTGGCTTAAACTCTGTAGGTGGAACAATCAATATTGTTACTAAGCCATCAGAAGAAGAGGCAGGAGGACAGATCGACCTCAGAATGAACTCTGCAACGTGGAACAACCGATATGGTCTGACACTCCACTCAGGAAAATTAGAAGGCGGATGGGCTTTTACGTTCCAGGGTGCCCGCACAACTGGAGACGGTTATAAAAAAGGCGCATACACTGACGCATGGTCATATTTCTTCAATGCTCAAAAAACTATAAATAAGGACCACACTTTAATGTTTACCATTTTTGGTGCTCCGGCTAATTATGGAAGAGCATGGAATACCAGCACAGCTGAATATGAATTAAGAGATGATTACTGGTTCAACCCTTCTGTAGGTTATTACAAAGGTGGATTATATAACAGTTCTCAAGGATATTCTCATAAACCACAAGCAACTGTAAACTGGTTCTGGGACATCAATGATAAAATGTCATTATCAACATCAGCTTATGTATCACTTGCGAGAGCATATGGTACCAGTATAAGAAGATCTAGTGATGCTCCATCAGTACCACGCGATAATGATGGATACATTGATTTCGCATTAATCGATGAGAGAAACAGGGAGAATGAGCAAACGGTAGACAATGTTTATGGAACAAGCAACAGCATTACAGGAGCTCAATCTTTATATTATCTTGAAGGAAGACACAACAACCATAACTGGATCGGTGCAATTTCTAACCTTAACTGGGATGTTTCTGATGCAGGAAACCTGGTATTAGGTATTGATGTCAGAACCTACAAAGCACTTCACTACGCTTCTGTTGAAGATTTGTTAGGTGGTGAGTTTTTTGTAGATAGCTTCAACGGAACGGATAACAACATTCTGAATCCAAATAATGCTGCCAGAATAGGTGACAAAGTAAATTACAACTATGATGGTCACGTAAAATGGGGCGCAGCTTTTGGTCAGTATGAGCACGACTTTGGTAAGTTAAATGCTTTTGTCTCTGTGAATGTTAGCCGTAGCCAAATGTTCAGATACGGGAACTTCTGGAGTGGGAGCTCTTCAAACATTAATAATAGTTTTGGCAAATCAGATGTGAGAGTTTTCAATAACTACAATGCTAAAGCTGGTTTGAATTACAACATAGATGGAAAGCAAAATATCTTCGTTAACGGAGGTTATATCACCAGGGCTCCATTCCTTAGAAATGCTTTCAGAGACGCAAGATATGCAAATGACTATCTAGAAGGCCTTACTAACGAGAAGATACAAGCTGCAGAGCTGGGATATTCATATCGTACAAGTCGTTTAAGTGCAAATGTTAATGCTTACTGGATCAGATGGAATGATAAAGCATTTACTTATTCAGTATTTGACCAGGAAACTTCAACAAGAACATTCTTTGCTGTAACAGGTCAGGCTCAACAACACATGGGAGTTGAAATGGATGTAAGATTCGAATTATTCCAGGGTCTTGAAGTTACCGGTATGGCTTCTGTAGGAGACTATCAGTATCTAAATGACGTAAACACAGTCCTTACTGATGAGGAAGGAAATTCTGACGAGGTAAATATGTTAATTGGTGGTCTTCCGGTTGGAAACTCCGCTCAAACGACTGGATATCTTGGATTACACTACAAAGGAATTAAGGATTTCTACATCGGAACCCGAATTAACTACTTCGGTAATCTGTATGAAGAATATGATCCAACGGTAGCGATCGGAAATGAAAATGTTGAAGTCAGACAACTTGACGATTATAAAATCATTGACCTTTATGCCGGTTACTATTTCAACATCAATGGCTTTAGAGCAAGAGTTTCTGGTAACATCCACAACCTGTTAGATGAACTTTACATTCGAAGAAGTGATCAGAGATTTAACGGTGAGGACTACGGCTTTGGAATTACTTACAACGCAGGTCTTAATATCTATTTCTAAAAAGGTAAATCAAGATGAAATACTTTAATAAATATAAAATATTCTTTCTCTCTTTATTCGCAATATCATTTATCGCGTGTGAAGATGAATCAATGAAAGAACAGGTAACAGTAACTTTCGGACCTGAATACAATGCTACAATGAACGAGAGTTCTGATGGTGAAACAAATTCGAAAGAAGTAACAATCAACTTTTCACAAGTCATTGCTAGTGATGCAGCAGTAAACATAAATGTTGATACTGATGCAGAATATGGCATAAACTACATTACTTACCCACCAATGGTTGAGGATGGAAAGCTAACTATCTTTGCAGGGAGAGGAGAAACAACAGCTTCTTTTACTGTAACATCACTTTATGATGGTCAATTCACAGGAGGTAGTGAATTATCTTTCAGCCTTGATCAATTTAATGGCGAGTTCAAATCAGCTGCAGGAGATGATTATAACCTAACAATTTATGATGCTGATACTCCTCCGGTAATTACTGTAATTGATTTTAATGAATATGGAAACTATGAAGTTCCTGGTTCTCCATTTACAGTTGAATTCGTTCCCGGATTTAAAACAGATCGAGGATGGCAAACAAGAGCAACTTTTGGGTTTGAAGATACTCCCGGAGTTCAGGCAAGTGCTTTTGGTGGAGATCCCGGAACAGATAATGCATGGATGATACTTGATCTTACCCAGGTACAAAGAGAAAGCAATTCTGAAAACCTCGATCCGTCAGCTCTAAATTCTCTTGTTCTTTCTATGGTTGTAGAGAGTTATTTTGATGGGAGTGGTGAATTGGAAATGAAATATTCAACTACCTATCCTGGTTCAGGAAATCCGGAAGACTACGACTGGACAATGGTTAATGAATTCAATCAGAACCTTCCTGAAAAAGGCTCAGGTTCAGCAAATGCACCTGACGGATACTGGAAAGAAGTTTCTGCAAACCTTTCTGATGCTCTTGGAAGTGATCAGCTATATATCGCATTTCATTTTTACAATGCGTCAAGTGCTAATTCAGTTTCTTACACAATTGATAATCTTGAAATAAGAGGAGAATAAAATGAAATTATCAAAAAATATATTAAGTGCTATCGCAGGGTTAGTATTCTTAGGCGGATTAGCTTCTTGTGAAGAAGAACAGCCTTTTGATATTACAACTAAAATTGGTTTTGCATCCCCTTCATATGCTATAGAAGAAGGACAATCGCAGGGTGTTTTACTTTATGTAAATGATCAGGGTCCAAAAGCCGGATCAGTATCAGTAGAAATCATACCTCTTTCAGCAGAATATGAATATGGAGTTGATTTTGTGACTATTCCAGCGGCTGTTAATAACGTTGTGACATTTGATTTTTCGGATGAAACACCAAATTTCCAATTTGTCAGCCTGGACGATGAAGTGGAAGAAGAAAACTCTACAGTTCTGTTTAATATTTTAAATGAAGGAACTGATTTCACATTAGGACAAACAGGAGTGATTTCAACACAGATTTCTATCGCTGATAATGACGAATCTACTGTAGAAGTAAATCGTTTTTATGATTTTAATGATCAGACAGAACAATACGGTATACCTGCAGAATTCACTGAAGTAATCATTGATGGATTTAAAACAGATCGTGGTTGGGGATTACGTGATTATGGCGTCGATGGATCATGGGCTGTAAATGCTTCAGGGTATGGTGGTGATGAAGGAACAGAAAATGCGTGGTTAATCAATGATGCCATGACATTATCAGGTCAATCTACTGCTCAAATTTCATTTGAAATATTCAGTAATTATTCAGGCCCTGGAAGAATAAAAGTGCTTTACAGTACTGATTACACTTCCGGAAGCCCTGAAAGTGCAACCTGGGTTGAATTAACAGATTACGATGCCCAGGCACCTGAAGCAGGATCCAGAACATGGACACCAATAAACCTTGACGTTCAGGGACTGAATGCTGACAAATTTGTTCTGGCATTCCAGTTTATTGAAGCAACATCATCTGCTTCATCTTCATGGGTGATTGATAACCTGTCAATTAATTTGAATTAATATTTATCAACAATCAATAAATTTAAAATGAGAAATCTCAAACACATTTTTACACTTATCATGGCGGTAGCCATTATGATTGGCTGTAAAGAAGAAGAAGCTCCGGTAATACCAGTAGCAGACTTTGTGTCTTCTACATCAATGGTAATGGAAAATTCTACAGGAGGAACAACGATCAGAATCAACCTTGATCCTGAAGCAGGACAAGCTGGTGAGGTGGTAGTTTCCCTTACTCCGGGAGTCAACACAACTATGGATGATTTCACAACTACTCCATCAGCAGTTGATGGAGAAATTATTCTTCCTTTTGACCAGGGGGCGACATCAGTATCATTCACTGTAAGACCAGTTGACAATGATGTTAGAAATGAAGATTTAAGTATATCATTTGCATTAAGCTCAAACTCTTCTCAGGTACAAATGGGTGAAACTATGGAGCACTCATTAACTATCCAGGATGATGAGCCGGAACTTACTATAGTTTCTTTATCAGATCTTAGATCAGTATATGCAAATGACGCAGATAATGATTCAACTTTTGTTGAAGACGTTTACATTGGTGGAGTAGTAATTTCAACTAATGACAACGTAACAAGTAAAAACGTTTTCATTCAGGATCACACAGGAGGTATTGCTCTAAGATTTCAGAGTGATAACACATTAACTCTTGGAGATACTGTTTCAGTAAACATTAATGGAGGTACACTTTCAGATTTCAATGGACTTGTTCAGGTTAACAACCTTCCAAATGCAAATGCAACATCTGAAGGAGCTGGAGTAATGCCAACACCTGCTGTAATCACAATTGAAGAATTAAACTCAGATGCTTACCAAAGTACACTTGTAACTGTACAGGATGTTTACTTTGAAGGTGCTGACGGAACTTCTACTGTAGCTGGAAATACTACTTTTTCAGATGGAGTTAATACTGCTCCTATGAGAGTTGAAAACTATGCTCCGTTTAGTAGTACAGCAATCCCTTATGGCCAAGGTAATTTATCAGGAGTAGCGGGAATCTATTATTCTCCTCAGTTGATTCCAATTTCAGCATCAGATATCTTTGAAAGTAATCCTAGTTCAGAAATAACAGTAACTTCTTCTATTTCTGATTTCGGAACCGTAATAACCAACCAGGTTTCAGCTTCTCAATCATTTACTGTTTCTGGAACTACTTTAATAGGCGACATTACGATCGAAGCTCCAAATAATTTCGAAGTTTCTTTAACAGATGTTAATGAGGGCTTTACTAATCAGGTAACTGTTACAAAAGAAGATGCAGAGGCAGGAGAAGTAACTGTTTTTGTAAGGTTCGCACCTAACACCGCACTTAATCAGGTATTAACTGGAGAAATCGCTATTTCTACCCCAGGTGCTGTAAGCAAATCAATTGCTGTAAGCGGTACTGAAGAAAGTAGGTTTAACACCATCGCATTTACTTCTTTTGAAGAAGGAACTACCAATTCAGGTCGTTATACTGACACATTTGATCCATTAACTGACCATGACCTTATTAATAATGATACTGAGCCATTTGTTGATTATGATGGTTCAGGAAACGAAATGGCTATTGATGCTTATTATTTTAATACGCTAGACAGTGATGGTCTTACTGATGGAGACTACGTTGGTTTTACAAGTTACACTGGAGCTGTTGGTGAATTCGTAGATGGTAGCCAGGCTTATCAATTAAGTGATACAGATGGAATGGTTCAAGTAACATTTGAAACAATTGATGTATCATCTTATGTTGATTCAAGAGTATCATTTTCATATTTCTTAGATGGAACTTTCGGTGAAAATGAATACCTTAAAATCTACGTTGAAACAGGAGATGAAACAATTTCTTTAATCGACACAACTGTTGATGGTTTAGGTGATTTAGGTACCTGGAATGAGTTATCATCTGAATTTAACGGAAAAGCCAGTATCACTTTGGTTGTTGAATTCCAGACTAACGGATCATCAGATGTTTTATATCTTGATAATGTAATTGTTTCGGGAGCAAACTAATCCTGAATACAAAATAAAATAAGTTAAAAGCAGCCTTAATCGGCTGCTTTTTTTATACAAGGGTCTTTTTTATTTGAGCTCAATACACTAATTTTGCAGTTCGTTTAACAAAACCATTAAATTTTATACAAATGGCATTAAAAAGTTTTGAGACAGTATTCATCTTGAATCCCGTTTTATCTGAATCTCAGATGAAGGATGCTGTCGCTAAATTCAAAAAAGTGATCACTGACGGTGGCGCTGAGATCGTAAATGATGAAGATTGGGGACTAAGAAAACTTGCTTACCCTATTCAGCACAAGTCAACCGGATTTTATCACCTGTTTGAATTTAAGGCGGAGCCTTCTCTGATAGACACTTTGGAAACCGAGTACAGACGTGATGAAGCCGTTATGCGCTTCTTAACAGTTAGCCTGGACAAACACGCTATCGAATTCAACGAAAGAAGAAGAAAAGGAGAATTTAACAAGAAAAAAGAGGAGGCAGCAAAATGACACTACAGAACGAACCTATCAACAGAGGAGAAAACAGAAAAAAATACTGCCGTTTCAAAAAACACGGCATCAAATATGTTGATTACAAAGATTCTAACTTCTTATTGAAGTTTGTGAACGATCAGGGTAAAATATTACCTCGTCGTATCACTGGTACTAGTGCCAAATATCAGAAAAAGGTATCACAAGCTGTTAAGCGTGCTCGTCACCTGGCCTTACTACCTTATGTAACTGACTCATTAAAATAATCCAAAGTAATCAAGACAATGGAAATTATATTAAAGAAAGACATAAAAGGATTAGGGTATAAACACGATCTAGTAGACGTGAAGCCGGGATATGGACGTAACTACCTTATTCCACAAGGATATGCTGTTATAGCATCAGAATCAAATAAAAAGATG encodes the following:
- a CDS encoding endonuclease/exonuclease/phosphatase family protein, yielding MVFNYKKFSFLLFILLAFSCKEEISEKVKPVPKEDDDDDYELPVDGPTLATDTTLEVMTWNLEFFPLDNDPEVVDQVARMIDSLDVDLIGFQEIYDISEFNRLDNLLTGWEGKVVSNAAGLNLAFLWKTESFSSVSNVSSILTADVNYFAGRPPIMIEVTHTNGNTSRVINLHMKCCNDGGFKRTQASASLKSYLDSEHPNDNVLVIGDFNEEINDSNGAFDNFVEDADYKFADLAIEQGSSSYWSYPSYPSHIDHILITDELFDNIVNTQTLNLKENYPKYLFDISDHMPVMTIVDN
- a CDS encoding endonuclease/exonuclease/phosphatase family protein encodes the protein MTKTLHIFLLVFIGYFCVAQSENQDSFKSTVAFYNLENLFDTIDDPNIRDEEFLPGGDKQWGRERYFKKLGNMASIIASVNGGPDVLGVCEIENRAVMEHLAIVLRRYGVNYNLVHFDSPDGRGIDVALMYNPQKFTPFYTEQLAVVDSEDPDFKTRDILYVKGLMDNDTLHFFVNHWPSRRGGKEDKRILAAKVLRAKVVELQDENPQAKIIIMGDFNDDPYNKSITEYLLAEGKKEKLDDGELFNTSFATHKKGYGTLKYRGAWNLFDQIIISQGLLESNNAEGLKYIDESFRVYVQEKMLVQEGDYAGYPLRSFVGDRFDGGYSDHLPTYIILKSNTVN
- a CDS encoding TonB-dependent receptor, which translates into the protein MRKMLRIFILILGMLVTTQISAQESAVVSGKVIDAESNEPLIGVSVVIKNSTKGVITDLNGEFNISGLSTGKTTIVLSYIGYGNKEIPANLKAGNNSLGTIELAQDVTTLGEVEVFADVVVDRKTPVAASTIKAITIDEQLGAMALPELLNSTPGVYATKGSGAYGDARVNIRGFEQTEVLFMINGVPLNDMENGRLYWSNFAGLSEITRNMQVQRGLGASKLGLNSVGGTINIVTKPSEEEAGGQIDLRMNSATWNNRYGLTLHSGKLEGGWAFTFQGARTTGDGYKKGAYTDAWSYFFNAQKTINKDHTLMFTIFGAPANYGRAWNTSTAEYELRDDYWFNPSVGYYKGGLYNSSQGYSHKPQATVNWFWDINDKMSLSTSAYVSLARAYGTSIRRSSDAPSVPRDNDGYIDFALIDERNRENEQTVDNVYGTSNSITGAQSLYYLEGRHNNHNWIGAISNLNWDVSDAGNLVLGIDVRTYKALHYASVEDLLGGEFFVDSFNGTDNNILNPNNAARIGDKVNYNYDGHVKWGAAFGQYEHDFGKLNAFVSVNVSRSQMFRYGNFWSGSSSNINNSFGKSDVRVFNNYNAKAGLNYNIDGKQNIFVNGGYITRAPFLRNAFRDARYANDYLEGLTNEKIQAAELGYSYRTSRLSANVNAYWIRWNDKAFTYSVFDQETSTRTFFAVTGQAQQHMGVEMDVRFELFQGLEVTGMASVGDYQYLNDVNTVLTDEEGNSDEVNMLIGGLPVGNSAQTTGYLGLHYKGIKDFYIGTRINYFGNLYEEYDPTVAIGNENVEVRQLDDYKIIDLYAGYYFNINGFRARVSGNIHNLLDELYIRRSDQRFNGEDYGFGITYNAGLNIYF
- a CDS encoding choice-of-anchor J domain-containing protein, with protein sequence MKLSKNILSAIAGLVFLGGLASCEEEQPFDITTKIGFASPSYAIEEGQSQGVLLYVNDQGPKAGSVSVEIIPLSAEYEYGVDFVTIPAAVNNVVTFDFSDETPNFQFVSLDDEVEEENSTVLFNILNEGTDFTLGQTGVISTQISIADNDESTVEVNRFYDFNDQTEQYGIPAEFTEVIIDGFKTDRGWGLRDYGVDGSWAVNASGYGGDEGTENAWLINDAMTLSGQSTAQISFEIFSNYSGPGRIKVLYSTDYTSGSPESATWVELTDYDAQAPEAGSRTWTPINLDVQGLNADKFVLAFQFIEATSSASSSWVIDNLSINLN
- a CDS encoding DUF5689 domain-containing protein; protein product: MRNLKHIFTLIMAVAIMIGCKEEEAPVIPVADFVSSTSMVMENSTGGTTIRINLDPEAGQAGEVVVSLTPGVNTTMDDFTTTPSAVDGEIILPFDQGATSVSFTVRPVDNDVRNEDLSISFALSSNSSQVQMGETMEHSLTIQDDEPELTIVSLSDLRSVYANDADNDSTFVEDVYIGGVVISTNDNVTSKNVFIQDHTGGIALRFQSDNTLTLGDTVSVNINGGTLSDFNGLVQVNNLPNANATSEGAGVMPTPAVITIEELNSDAYQSTLVTVQDVYFEGADGTSTVAGNTTFSDGVNTAPMRVENYAPFSSTAIPYGQGNLSGVAGIYYSPQLIPISASDIFESNPSSEITVTSSISDFGTVITNQVSASQSFTVSGTTLIGDITIEAPNNFEVSLTDVNEGFTNQVTVTKEDAEAGEVTVFVRFAPNTALNQVLTGEIAISTPGAVSKSIAVSGTEESRFNTIAFTSFEEGTTNSGRYTDTFDPLTDHDLINNDTEPFVDYDGSGNEMAIDAYYFNTLDSDGLTDGDYVGFTSYTGAVGEFVDGSQAYQLSDTDGMVQVTFETIDVSSYVDSRVSFSYFLDGTFGENEYLKIYVETGDETISLIDTTVDGLGDLGTWNELSSEFNGKASITLVVEFQTNGSSDVLYLDNVIVSGAN
- the rpsF gene encoding 30S ribosomal protein S6, producing the protein MALKSFETVFILNPVLSESQMKDAVAKFKKVITDGGAEIVNDEDWGLRKLAYPIQHKSTGFYHLFEFKAEPSLIDTLETEYRRDEAVMRFLTVSLDKHAIEFNERRRKGEFNKKKEEAAK
- the rpsR gene encoding 30S ribosomal protein S18, with translation MTLQNEPINRGENRKKYCRFKKHGIKYVDYKDSNFLLKFVNDQGKILPRRITGTSAKYQKKVSQAVKRARHLALLPYVTDSLK